The sequence CGTTCCGCCATGATTATACAATTTCGATACTTCGACCAGCGAATCGTTTATAGCTAATTCTTCGGCATCGAGATTTTTAAGTGCGCTGACTGGTACATCTTCCGCCACGCTATGATTGATTTGTTGCGCCAGAATCTCCAGTTTCTCCGTCTCGATGTCCACAAAAAATTGGGGTTCTATGTCAAATCGCAGAAAATGACCTTCATCGTAGCGGCTCCGCGTCAGGTTAATGAAGTTTTCATCATGACCTAGTTGATAAATGATACTGATCTGGTGGCTACCGCTGCTCAGCCGATTGATCTCATACAGCGGATAATCATAATTATAGTTAAATGAAAGCCGAGGTGAAACTTCAAAACGGGCTCCGATCTTCGCAGCTTGCTGCACCACCCCCACTCTCAAGGCAGAAAACGCCACCGGCCGCGCCTCCACCAACAAATTCGTCTGCCAATGCCTTTGCATATAATTGAAAGAGAGCGAACCCGTGAACCACCGCCACGAATAACTTACCCCCCAATCGTAAATCAGCGGCTGTCGGTACTCATCTTTTGACAACGAAATATCAGGACGATTAAGATGATCGCACGAAAACCCAACCGCAACTGTGGACCAGGGAAAGAAAATGACGCCTGCGCCAATGCTCTGGGCAAATTTGACCGTCCCATCAGCAAATACAGGATCCCCAGGATCAGTCATATCAAAATATTTTTGATGATATGATTTGGTGAATAAATTATAGCGTAACCCTACCGCAACTCGCTGAATTGGCTGCTTTGCCAGCACCAACGAAAAATTGGTTTGGCCATATAGGGGTGCTGTGAAGTTTTGCCCTGTCACTGCCAAGCTAAGCAAGCCTAAACTTTCCTCAGGCAAAGAGTAACCGATATAGCTGCTGCGAAGACCGAAATCATTGCCCTTCAAAAAACCCAATTGGTAAACCTTCATGCCCACCATGATCTGGTGACGATGGAACGGCACAACCGCTGGATTGACGAACAATGTTTCTTCACTATAGCTATCAGATGGATCACCGGATATCAAATTTTGAGCCGAGATGGTTGAGATTATCACCAACTGAACCATCCCGACCATCAGCCAAAACCAACATGTTCGTGTCATTGTCAGCCTCTGCTCGATCGCCCTTTGCCCTGACAATTTTATGGCCTCCTCGATATTGTACTGAATTTCTTATGCGACTTTTTTCGAATGAAGAGACAAATAAGCTTAAGTTCTTCTCTCAGAACCTCATCTCACGAGGAAAATGGTTCTCGGTAACTATTTCATGCGAAAATACGACGGCTAACCCCTCGCAACACATAACCCGGCATCGTAATCAGCCTGATAATACCAAAGATTTCGCTCTGTGCCGCGACAGAGATCATTTGCGCTGTTGGAACTTGGAGTGAACTTCTCAAGCTGCTCTCATCAAGCAGAGCTACCGCGCCAGCACCACATACCCATGGGCAATGATGCGATTTTGATCCTCCAACAAGTAGAGATAGACGCCAGGTTGTGCTGGATTTCCATAGCGATCGTTCCCATCCCAGAGAAATTCATAGCCCTGGGTAACCGTTGTGGTATTGATCATTCGACCTGAGATATCAAACAGCTTTAGCACAGGAGCAACCACGCCCAATTTTTCGAAATTGAAACTTACTCGATCGTTAAAGCCATCATCGTTTGGTGTGAACGGATTGGGCCGCACTACCACTTCGCCTTCATAGACATCGATAGTCAACACTGCTTGATTATTTTCTTCGTTGCTTTCTTTGATTATATTATTGGGATCGACCACTAATTTAATTTGATGGAGGGACCGATCGTTAAAATGAAGCATTCGATCGATCGGAAAACTACCAGGAAATCCCAATATCTGAACCATCGTATCGCAAAGGACTCGCTCATTATCCCATATTATCACTTGAATCGGATCGATTATCGGGGCGGTGTGCCATTCGATTTCCGCAGACAGTTGCACCGGCTGATGAACCATCACCTTCTTTTCGCTCAGCGTAAACGACTTAATGAGCAAATCCGGAAATACATCTTTGATGTAAAAACCGTATTGGTCTTGTTTCATCCGATTGCTGGGATGAGAAAGGTCAGCCGCATCAATTCTGATGTCCACCCGCTGGCCGGGCCGAAAACCGATCGGGTCGGTGTAACTGAGTCGGTAGGCTTGGGGCGATCCAGCGATCGTCGGTGAGACCGGCCTTCCCATCACCGCCATCCGAATCGAATCCCTCGCCACTCCAGCGACATCATCCTTGATCTCCACCAAGATTTCAGGATTAAAATCAATTCCTCGGGCCTCGGGCGCTGGAACTCGCAGGGTAATGTACGGTGGCTCTCGATCTTCTATGGTGTAGAACACGAAGGAACTGTCCCGGATGCGATTCGCTGGATGCGCCAGATCGCTTCCCGTGATCTCCCAATGCAATTGCTGGTTGTACAAAAACGGTCGCTCCGGTACAAAGCGCCAGCGATAGCTGGTGGAATCTCCAGCAATCTGCGGCGATATTGGTTGCCCTTGAAACTTGAACCGAAGCGAGCTCAAATCCACGCCAGTGTGCTGATCTTGGATGATCGCTTCGAATTCTGAATCCAATGGGATATGGGAACCTGG comes from candidate division KSB1 bacterium and encodes:
- a CDS encoding type IX secretion system membrane protein PorP/SprF; the protein is MTRTCWFWLMVGMVQLVIISTISAQNLISGDPSDSYSEETLFVNPAVVPFHRHQIMVGMKVYQLGFLKGNDFGLRSSYIGYSLPEESLGLLSLAVTGQNFTAPLYGQTNFSLVLAKQPIQRVAVGLRYNLFTKSYHQKYFDMTDPGDPVFADGTVKFAQSIGAGVIFFPWSTVAVGFSCDHLNRPDISLSKDEYRQPLIYDWGVSYSWRWFTGSLSFNYMQRHWQTNLLVEARPVAFSALRVGVVQQAAKIGARFEVSPRLSFNYNYDYPLYEINRLSSGSHQISIIYQLGHDENFINLTRSRYDEGHFLRFDIEPQFFVDIETEKLEILAQQINHSVAEDVPVSALKNLDAEELAINDSLVEVSKLYNHGGTTNQRLPKLITASRYSKKYESWLAENLLQRKIASVRFIPEESAIERAKHLRDYMINHAPFLANQIQFQPMLQLDSNRTTVGDVQQLSSRQYHSLTPKSVHFKISSVKMRKYHGQWKLEVRDGNHQIIKTFAAEAPVPKSVHWDWRDDHGNIIRPDVYSYAFYWQDKQGQWQHSDEKFFFVQKISRRLEIDIRSQPKPEHVPGGIVEIKFVN